From a single Brassica napus cultivar Da-Ae chromosome C9, Da-Ae, whole genome shotgun sequence genomic region:
- the BNAC09G07050D gene encoding uncharacterized protein At5g65660 translates to MENTQENSPPHMDASRPSLGFPLGTALLLIIIFSLSGIFSCCYHWDKHRSLRRSLANASGHPSAASADIESSPFKPRLPFPDLKKNQNLSVTVLMPGDNTPKFIALPCPCAPPRPEKLTVSAQSPPHSPPVKPPLFPVPLY, encoded by the exons ATGGAGAACACTCAAGAAAACTCGCCGCCGCACATGGACGCTTCTCGGCCGTCACTAGGATTCCCTCTAGGCACAGCTCTGCTTCTCATAATCATTTTCAGCCTCTCTGGAATATTCTCTTGCTGTTACCATTGGGACAAACATCGTTCTCTCCGCCGTTCTTTGGCCAATGCATCCGGTCATCCCTCCGCCGCCTCAGCTGACATAGAGTCCTCTCCGTTCAAACCTAGACTCCCTTTTCCG GATTTGAAGAAAAACCAGAATTTGAGCGTTACGGTGTTGATGCCTGGAGATAACACGCCGAAGTTTATAGCATTGCCGTGTCCGTGTGCACCACCTCGACCGGAGAAGCTCACCGTCAGTGCTCAAAGTCCGCCGCACTCACCTCCCGTTAAGCCGCCGCTTTTTCCTGTTCCTCTGTACTAG